GCGCGCTCGGAGAGATCGAGCGCCTCGCGGGTGTTGTTCGAGCCTGAACCGGCGATGACGGGGACGTCCTCGACCGCGTCGGCGACCGTCTCGATGACCTCGACGTGTTCGTCGTGGGTCATCGTCGCCGATTCGCCGGTGGTGCCGACGGGAACCACCCCGTCGACGCCGGCGGCTTCGAGCCGCTGGGCGTGCGCGCGGAGGGTGTCGTGATCGATGCTCTCGTCGTCGTGAAACGGCGTGGTCATGGCGGGGAAGACGCCGGTGAACGTGTCGTGTGTCATGGGTGTGTCGATGTGTGTCGTCGGATGTGGGTCGGTCGAACGTAGCTATCGTCCCTGCGGGGTCGGGGTCGACCTGCGACGGGGCGCCACGCCCGCCACAGACCACACTACGGGCGCTTGGCTTTCGAGAAGGCGATCCGAACGGCGCGCTCGCCGTCGTCAGCAGCGGGCCGACGGACGAGCACGCGGTGTCGCATATCCGAGGTAGTGTCGGCGAGCGACTTAGGCGTTTTGAGTTTCCGTGGCCGTTGCCCGGGCGCGTGTCTCCGGTGTGTTCCGTCGAGGCACTGTCCTACGGCTTTTCGTCCGGGCGCTGTCCCACGGTACGTCCGGACGGACGATGTAGCGACACCAGCCGTTTCGATACTGCCGGGAAAATCATATATACTGGTAATATTTGGGCGGTGGATGGGCCTTATATACACCAAACACGGCTTTATTTACGAGAGACGACCAATAATGAGCGATCACATAATCATCGTCGGCGGCGGCCGCGTCGGCCGCCACACTGCGGTGGAACTGAACCCCAGCCGGCACACGATCTCGGTGATCGAACGGGACGCCGAACAGTGCGAGAACTTCCCAAACCACCTGGCGAGCGACGTAATCGAGGGCGACGGCACCGACCTCGACGTGTTCGAGGCGGCGAACCCGGCGCTTGCAGACGCGGTGTTGGGCGTCACGAACGACACGGCGACGAACCTCGCGGTGTGTGAGCTCACAAAAGAGCTGTCGGAGAATACCCGCACGATGGCCCGCATCGCCCACGACGGCGAACAGGACTACGCCCACCTGGGACACGTCGACAACATCATCTACCCGCCGGCAGTGGCCGCCGAGGTCGCCGTCGACCGGATTACTGCGGACCTGCTGTCGGCGCGACGGCCCTGACCGGGTGTCCGTCGCCGTCAGTCGGTCCCTCGCAACGAGGTGCTCCGCCGCGGCCGCCACCCCGGAGCGCCCGCGACTCACCGGCCGAGTCTGACGGAAATATAAATCCCCCCGCTCCCCACGTCCGGGTAGAGGCATCTTTGAGAACTGCCATGCTCCGGGTCCCGAACGAACTGCGTGACGTGTGTGTTGGCGCGACAGTGAACCTCTTCGTCTCCGTCGGAAAGACCTCACGCCGGCTCAAAGGCGAGGTCCACGAGACCAAAGAGCGCGGCGAGAACGGTGACGTCGTCGAGGTCAGAGTCATAGAGGAGACGCCCGGCGACTCCGATATCGTCTTTTGGCTGGGCTTTGCCGACGAGTCGACGTACCTGTTGCCGCTCGACGCGTACGACGACCGCCTCGTCTACGTCGAGTACCGCCACAACGGCGCTCGGACGGGGCTCAACGTCAGGACCGTCCGGGACGTCGGAGTCCGGTAGGAAACGCGAGCCGCGGCTCCGGCGAGCCCGCCGGGCGGTGACGGAGCCGACCTGCCGCGCCCGTTTTATTCGCGCTCCCCCAACGTCCGGTATGCTTCGGATCCGTGGCTCGGCGGGCGGAACGGCGTTGACGGGGACGCTGTACGAACCCGGCGAAGAGCCGCCGACGTTCCGCGGCGCCCCCGACGACGACGCACCGTACGTGTGGGTCTGTGACGCCTTCTACGAGGTCGAAAGCGGCGGCCAACTCCAGCGGATCGGCGGCGAAAAGAAGCGAATCGCATTCGAGTCGCCGATGCCGAGGGGGTTTGCCGACCGCGATCGGGCCATCGAGGCGGCGACGTCCCACGTCCGGACGCAGTTCGCCAGACTCGGTGTCCCGGAGGTAGACGTCGATGTCGTGCTCGGCGCCGACGACGCGACGCCGTGAGACGGGATCGAACGACGGACCTCGGCGCCTCAGGTGACGAGTCCCCAGCGGTCGTCGTCGTAGCTCCGGTCGCGGTCGGCGTCGAAGCGCTGTTCTATCGACCGGATCAGGGCGGCCCGCTCCTCGCGGCTGATCCGGGCGAGTTGGTCGGCCTTCGCGACCGCGAGCGGCGGTCCGCCCTCGTGGGCGACGTCCCTGAGGAACTGCATCGTTAGCGCCTCCCGAACGTCCGGATCGCGGGTGAATACCGCCGGGGCTTCGATCCGAAACAGGAGCTCGCTCCGGGGGTCGTACAGGCAAAAAAACGTCACCTCGTAGTCCTCGGGAGCGCGCGAGCGCGAGAGGCCGAGCGCGTCGCCGTCCGCCGAGAGGGGTTCGTCGACACCGCCGCGGGAGCGAAACCAGTTGGTAAAGGTCAACTCGTCGGTCAGGGTGTCGCCATCGGCGTCGGTGCGCCGGAGGACGCGCTCGAAGAACGCCGCGTCGTCCACCCAGGGCGCACGCGTCGTCCCCCGGACGGCGCGGGTGATCGCCTTCGACCCGCTGTTCTTGATAAAGCCGGCCAGCGGGACGCCGCGGTCGGCGAAGCGCTCGACCAACCTGATGTAGCGAGCGATCACGTCCCGTGGGCGCTCTCCCTCGACAAGCAGTTCCGCGAGCTCGGGATGCCGGTCGGCCCACGCGAGCAGCCCCTTCGGATAGATCGGGCCGTCGAGGATCAACAGGTCGTCGACGACCTCGGCCTGCAGCGTCGCGTGAGATACCTCCGCGAGGTATAACGAGAGCGCGTGTACGACCGCCTCCTCGTAGCGGTTGACGCGTGGGGCCTGGAGGACGCGGCCCCGCGAGTAGCCATCGTCGAACGCCGACCACTCGTCCTCGTCGCAATCGACCGTCGGGTCGTTCGAGTGTGCGGTCGTGACGACCGAGCGCGAGCGGTGTAACTCCAACTCCGAGGGGACGGCCGCCATCGCGGCCTGGGCCACGTCGAGAACGAGACCGTTAGTGAACGTCGTCGGGTTGATGGTCCCGGAGTCGAGTCCGTGCTGTGTCGGAAACGGCGACTCCCGCAACGCGGCGTCTTCGATGTCGATCCGCCGCCGTCGCAGCCCATCGAGCGGTTCGAGGATCCGACGGTCGCCGTGATACAGCGGGTCGAGAAACTCCTCGAAGACGGTCTCGGCGACCCCCTGGTGCTCCGTCGAGTCGACGTCCTGGCTGATCCGGCCCGCGAGTCGTGCGATCCCCTCGAAGTGGACCGGGTCGAGCGTCATACCACGTTTCGGACGCTCCGTCGTATAAAAGGTCGGCTCCCCGACCCGTCGCATCGGGGACGTCGAATCCCCCGGAGGGGGCGTTCAATCGGCGGTGACGGCCGCTTGTCGGGTCGTACAATATTTTTCGTTATGGAACCGCCACGATAGCGGTACGCCTTTGATGGGGCCCTGCAAAACCGTTCGGTATGGACTACGACAAAATCGAGGTGCCGTCGGAAGGCTCGAAGATCGAGGTAACGGAGGACGACGAACTCGTCGTACCCGACGACCCGATCATCCCGATCATCCACGGCGACGGAATCGGGACCGACGTCGGTCCCGCGGCGCAGAACGTCCTGGAGGCCGCCGCGGAGGCGACCGGTCGCGAAATCAACTGGATGCGCGCCTACGCCGGCGAGTCCGCCCGCGAACGCTACGATGAAAACCTCCCCGCGGAGACCGTCGAGGCGCTCACGGAGTTCAAAGTCTCGATCAAGGGCCCGCTGACGACACCCGTGGGAGCCGGCTTCCGCAGTCTCAACGTCGCGTTGCGGAAGAAACTCGACCTCTATACGAATATCCGTCCGACCTACCACCTCGACGGCGTCCCCTCGCCGGTCAAACGCCCCGAACAGATGGATATGGTGTCGTTCCGGGAGAACACCGAGGACGTCTACGCCGGCATCGAGTGGGAGGCCGGCACCGACGAGGTCCAAGAGGTCAAGGCGTTCGTCGAGGAGGAGATGGGCTTCGACTCGACGATCCACGACGGCCCCGTCGGCATCGGCATCAAGCCGATCACCGAGTTCGGCACCAAGCGGCTCGTCCGCCGGGCGATCGATTACGCCCTCGAGAACGACCGCGATTCGGTCACGCTGGTCCACAAGGGCAACATCATGAAGTTCACCGAGGGCGCGTTCCGCGATTGGGGCTACGAGGTCGCCCGCGAGGAGTACGGCGACGAGGTCATCACCGAGGACACCCTCTGGGAGGAGCGCGGCGGCGAACAGCCCGAGGACGCCGTCGTCGTCAACGACCGCATCGCCGACAACATGCTCCAGCAGATCCTCACCCGGACCGACCAGTACGACGTGTTGGCGCTGCCGAATCTCAACGGCGACTACCTCTCGGACGCCTGTGGCGCCCAGATCGGCGGTCTCGGCATCGCACCGGGGATCAACCTCGGCGACGGCCGCGTGCTGGCCGAACCCGTCCACGGCTCCGCGCCGAAGTACGCCGGCCAAGACAAGGTCAACCCCACCGCGATGATCCTCTCTGGCCGCATCATGCTCGAGTTCATGGGCTGGAACGACGCCGCGGACCTCGTCCGCGACGCCGTCGAGCAGGCGATCGTCGACCGGAGGGTTACCTACGACATCGAACGGCAAGTCGAGGACGCCGAGAAGCTCGCGACCAGCGAGTACGCCGACGTGGTCGTCGAGAACATCCACGAGATGGCCTAAGCTCGGCCGCGGCGAGCAACTCGATCGGGCCTTCGAGCAGTCCCGGAGCGTCGACGTCGTGAGCGCCGGCTCGCTTCATACCGGACGTTCGTGCCGACGAACCCAACAACATTGACCGCCGACGGGCAGCGTTCCGGTCAGTACGACTTCGCGAAGTAGGCAGTCTCCTCGGCCGGTTCCTCACAGATCCCGCAGGTGTCGTGGACCGGCTCCACCTCCTCGTCCAGCGGGAGCATGACGATCTCGGCGGCGATCTCGTCTTTGATGACGCTCTCGCAGTCCTCGTCGCCGCACCAGCCGGTCTTGACGTAGCCGCCGTGGCGGCCGATCGTCCCGAGGATCTCGCCGCGGCCGTGGGCCTCCCGAACGTTCTCTTCGAGGGTCTCCTCGGCAGCGGCGTAGAGTTTGGCGTAGACCGTATCGAGGGCGTCCCCGACCGCGTCGACGACCGCCTCGCGGTCCGCGACCTCGCTCTCGCCGTCGGGGCGGTGGACGAGGGTCGCCTCGCCGTCCGCGACCTCGTTGGGACCGACCTCGATCCGGAGCGGAACGCCGTTGAGCTCGTGTTCGTTGAACTTGAATCCGGGGTTGCGCTCGTCGCGGTCGTCGAACTCGACGCGGAATTCCCCGTCGAGTTCGGCCGCCAGGTCGGCGGCGTACTCCGTGACCTCGGTCTCGGTGTCGGCCTGCCAGATCGGAACGACGACGACCTGCGTGGGGGCGAGTTTCGGCGGGACGACGAGACCCTGGTCGTCGGAGTGGGTCATTATCAACGCGCCGAGTGCGCGCCAGGAGAGCCCCCACGAGGTGGTGTGGGCCGTCCGTTCGTTCTCGTCCTCGTCGGTGTAGGTGATGTCGAACGCCTCCGCGAACGACTGGCCGAGGTGGTGGCTCGTGCTCGCCTGGACCGACTTGCCGTCGGGCATCAACGCCTCGACGGTCGTCGTCGTCTCCGCGCCGGGGAACTTGTCGTGGTCGGGCTTGCGGCCTTTCAGACCGGGGATCGCCATCACCTCCTCGTAGAGGCGTTCGTACTGATCGAGCCGCGTCATCGTCTCCGCCCAGGCGTCCTCGGCGCTCGCGTGGGCGGTGTGGCCCTCCTGCCAGAGGAACTCCTTGGTCCGGAAGAACGGCTTCGTTTCGGTGGCCTCCCAGCGGACGACCGAACACCACTGGTTGAGCCGCATCGGCAGGTCGCGGTGGCTGCGAACCCACTGGGCGATGAAGGGCGCGATAATCGACTCGGATGTCGGCCGGACGGCGAGGCGCTCCTCGAGTTCGTCGTGGCCGCCGTGGGTCACCCACGCCACCTCGGGATCGAACCCCTCGACGATGTCCTTTTCCCGTTCGAGGTACGATTCGGGGATGAACATCGGGAAGTAGCTGTTCCGAACGCCGGTCTCTTTGAACCAGCCGTCGAGGTGGTTCTTCAGGCGCTCCCAGAGGGCGTACCCCCGGGGACGCGTGACGATGAACCCGCCCATCGGCGCGTAGTCGGCGACTCCGGCCTTCTGTACGACCTCGGCGTACCACTCGCCGGGGCTGTGTTCCTTGCTCTCCGTGATTCCGAGTTCTTGATCGGTCATGGTTGGGGCGTTCGCGGCCGGCCGCCCGGCGGCGGCCACAGGGTCGCGTTGGTGTCCGTTCGGCAGCGCGCATTTATATACTGTCGGGATCCGTCCGCGGGCGGTCGCCCCCGGAGCCGCGACGGGTTGCCGGAACCGACGACGCCTCCTCGTGACCGGCCGCCAGACTCGCCGAACCCGAAACGCCCTTTACACTCCTAATTATATCTAATTACACATCATGAGCGAGTTCCCGGAGTACGTCGACGTATCGTACGCCGACGGCGAGGGCGAGTCCGCCGCGGACTACCCCGAACTGGAGGACAAAATCGAGAAGGCGATCGAGGTCGTCAAGACCGGTCTCGAGGAGTACGACACCCCCGCGATCATGTGGACCGGCGGGAAGGACTCGACGCTGACGCTGTATTTCGTCAAGGAGGTCGCCGAGGAGTACGGCTATGACCTCCCGCCCGCGGTGTTCATCGACCACTACCAGCACTTCGACGAACTGCTCGAGTTCGTCGACCGGTGGGCCGACGAGTGGGACCTCGACGTCGTGTTCGCGCGCAACGACGACGTCGGCGAGTACGTCGACGCGCACGGTCTCGACCCCGGCGACGACATCGAGATAGACGCCCTCTCGGAGCACAACCGCCACCACATCCGGAACATCCTCGAGTACGACGAGGAGACGTTTCCCTTCCTGCTCGACACCTACGTCGGCAACCACCTCCTGAAGACCGTCGCGCTGAACAACACCCTCGAGGAACGCGGCATCGACGGCATCATTTCGGGCATCCGCTGGGACGAACAGGACGCCCGCGCCGAGGAGACGTTCTTTTCGCCGCGGCACGACCCCGACATCTACCCGCCGCACGACCGCATCCAGCCCATCCTGCAGTTCGACGAGGCCGACGTCTGGGAGGCCTTCTGGTACTACGTCGTCCCCGAGACGGTCGCCGAGTTCCCGGACGACGGCTACGTCCCTCAGGACTACGACGACCTGCCGAACGGCCTCACCCACGACGACGTCCCCGTTTCGCCGAAGTACTTCGCCGGATTCCGCTCGCTCGGCAGCGAGATCTCGACCGAAAAGAGCGACGAGGAACCGGCGTGGCTGCAGAACCTCGAGGACACGACCGAGCGCGCCGGCCGCGCCCAGGACAAAGAGGACCTGATGGAACGGCTGCGCGATCTCGGCTACATGTAGCGACGCTCGGCGTTATTTATATACACTGACAGGATGTTCATAGAAGACGCTCGGCGTTATTTATATATACTGACCGGGCGTTTATAAAAGACGCCCGGTGGGTCCTGCTCCCCGCGGACCTGTCTCTACCGCCGCGAGCGCCACGTCAAAAACAGCAACGCCCCGGCCCCGACCACCAGCGCGCCGCCGCCGACGACGAGGGCGGCGGCGCTCGAACGCGTCGTCCCGACGAGGACCGACAGCCAGCCGAGCGCGCCGACGACGTGGACGACCCCGAGCCGAACCCGCCCCCGTCTCGCGTAGGAGATCCCCCCGACGAGCAGCCCGAGCGAGAGGCTCACCGCGGCGAGAACCGCGAGGTCGAGTTCGACGCCCGAGACGCCGACGGGATCGACGAACGGGTCCGCGAGGAACAGCCCGAGCCCGACGCCGAGGCTCCCGACGATGACGAGCGGGGCGTGGCCGCCCGTCGTCCGTGGGTCGTCCTCCCCGTCGAACTCCGCCGGCTGAAACCGATACTCATCGTCGCGGCTCACGGTCGGCTCCCCTCGAACGTGCCGGGCCGTGGCCCCCGGCGTCGGCTGATTCGGCGGCTCACAGACGTCGGTACACCCCGTCCGTCCGGGTCACCTCACCGGCCCGGCGGAGCTTTTCTAAGATCCGTTCGACGGCCGACTCGGGGACGCCGGCCGCGTTCGCGTACTCGACGACGTCCGCCTCGGTGGGCGCGTCGAGCTCCGCCAGTCCGTCGAGGACGGTCTGCTTTCGGCTTTGGGAGGAACGAGTCCCGCGTTCGGCCCGCTCCCCGGCCGCCGACACCGCCTCGGGATCGAGCCCGGACGCCGAGAGATACTCGACGTCGTCCATTCCGACCCCGTCGATGTCGATCGCCTCGGGGTCGACGAACTCCCCGTCGTCGGCGCGCTCGGCGAGCATCGAACTCCTGACGCGGGCGGCGTCGTCGGCGGCGTCCGTCTCCGCGAACGCCCGGAGCTTCGAGAACTGGTGTCGTCGCCGGCAGCGCGGACACTGCGTCGTCTCCGGTCGCCCCTCGACGATCCAGAGGGCGTGACACTCTCGACACCCGACGACGGAATACATACCTGTACGTCTTCCGCCCGGCAATTGAAGCTGACGCTCCGTTCGACCGGGGGCTTTGTCTCACCCGGCTGTGTACTCCCCGCGTACAGAATCAATTACATTATATGTCCTTGTATGAAATAATCTTACCGTTATACTTTGAGGGGAAGCCTCTTGATGCGGTGCTAATTATGTATGGCTATGTCTGAGCCAATAGACCGCTCTGCGACCGCCGACGGGCTCGCGGACCCCGGCGACTACCGCGCGAACTGTGGGGTCGGCGTCGTCATGGACCTCGACGGCGAGCGTTCACACGGCACGGTAGCGGACGGCGTCGAACTACTCGAGAACCTCGAACACCGCGGGACGACGGGAGCCGACGAGAACACCGGCGACGGGGCCGGCATCCTGCTTCAGACGCCCCACGAGTTCTTCGACGACGAAATCCCGGAGCTGCCCGACGCGGGCGAGTACGCCGTCGGCGCGGTGTTCATGCCCCCGAACGAGGAAGCGATCGCTCGATTGCAGGACCTTGCCGAGCACGTCTTCGCCGAGCACGGTCTCGACGTGTTCGCCTGGCGCGACGTGCCGACCGACAACGCCCTCCTGGGCGAGACCGCCGTCGAGTCCGAAC
The genomic region above belongs to Natronomonas moolapensis 8.8.11 and contains:
- a CDS encoding potassium channel family protein; its protein translation is MSDHIIIVGGGRVGRHTAVELNPSRHTISVIERDAEQCENFPNHLASDVIEGDGTDLDVFEAANPALADAVLGVTNDTATNLAVCELTKELSENTRTMARIAHDGEQDYAHLGHVDNIIYPPAVAAEVAVDRITADLLSARRP
- a CDS encoding DUF7113 family protein, with amino-acid sequence MLRIRGSAGGTALTGTLYEPGEEPPTFRGAPDDDAPYVWVCDAFYEVESGGQLQRIGGEKKRIAFESPMPRGFADRDRAIEAATSHVRTQFARLGVPEVDVDVVLGADDATP
- a CDS encoding DNA double-strand break repair nuclease NurA, yielding MTLDPVHFEGIARLAGRISQDVDSTEHQGVAETVFEEFLDPLYHGDRRILEPLDGLRRRRIDIEDAALRESPFPTQHGLDSGTINPTTFTNGLVLDVAQAAMAAVPSELELHRSRSVVTTAHSNDPTVDCDEDEWSAFDDGYSRGRVLQAPRVNRYEEAVVHALSLYLAEVSHATLQAEVVDDLLILDGPIYPKGLLAWADRHPELAELLVEGERPRDVIARYIRLVERFADRGVPLAGFIKNSGSKAITRAVRGTTRAPWVDDAAFFERVLRRTDADGDTLTDELTFTNWFRSRGGVDEPLSADGDALGLSRSRAPEDYEVTFFCLYDPRSELLFRIEAPAVFTRDPDVREALTMQFLRDVAHEGGPPLAVAKADQLARISREERAALIRSIEQRFDADRDRSYDDDRWGLVT
- the icd gene encoding isocitrate dehydrogenase (NADP(+)), which produces MDYDKIEVPSEGSKIEVTEDDELVVPDDPIIPIIHGDGIGTDVGPAAQNVLEAAAEATGREINWMRAYAGESARERYDENLPAETVEALTEFKVSIKGPLTTPVGAGFRSLNVALRKKLDLYTNIRPTYHLDGVPSPVKRPEQMDMVSFRENTEDVYAGIEWEAGTDEVQEVKAFVEEEMGFDSTIHDGPVGIGIKPITEFGTKRLVRRAIDYALENDRDSVTLVHKGNIMKFTEGAFRDWGYEVAREEYGDEVITEDTLWEERGGEQPEDAVVVNDRIADNMLQQILTRTDQYDVLALPNLNGDYLSDACGAQIGGLGIAPGINLGDGRVLAEPVHGSAPKYAGQDKVNPTAMILSGRIMLEFMGWNDAADLVRDAVEQAIVDRRVTYDIERQVEDAEKLATSEYADVVVENIHEMA
- the proS gene encoding proline--tRNA ligase; this translates as MTDQELGITESKEHSPGEWYAEVVQKAGVADYAPMGGFIVTRPRGYALWERLKNHLDGWFKETGVRNSYFPMFIPESYLEREKDIVEGFDPEVAWVTHGGHDELEERLAVRPTSESIIAPFIAQWVRSHRDLPMRLNQWCSVVRWEATETKPFFRTKEFLWQEGHTAHASAEDAWAETMTRLDQYERLYEEVMAIPGLKGRKPDHDKFPGAETTTTVEALMPDGKSVQASTSHHLGQSFAEAFDITYTDEDENERTAHTTSWGLSWRALGALIMTHSDDQGLVVPPKLAPTQVVVVPIWQADTETEVTEYAADLAAELDGEFRVEFDDRDERNPGFKFNEHELNGVPLRIEVGPNEVADGEATLVHRPDGESEVADREAVVDAVGDALDTVYAKLYAAAEETLEENVREAHGRGEILGTIGRHGGYVKTGWCGDEDCESVIKDEIAAEIVMLPLDEEVEPVHDTCGICEEPAEETAYFAKSY
- a CDS encoding phosphoadenosine phosphosulfate reductase family protein encodes the protein MSEFPEYVDVSYADGEGESAADYPELEDKIEKAIEVVKTGLEEYDTPAIMWTGGKDSTLTLYFVKEVAEEYGYDLPPAVFIDHYQHFDELLEFVDRWADEWDLDVVFARNDDVGEYVDAHGLDPGDDIEIDALSEHNRHHIRNILEYDEETFPFLLDTYVGNHLLKTVALNNTLEERGIDGIISGIRWDEQDARAEETFFSPRHDPDIYPPHDRIQPILQFDEADVWEAFWYYVVPETVAEFPDDGYVPQDYDDLPNGLTHDDVPVSPKYFAGFRSLGSEISTEKSDEEPAWLQNLEDTTERAGRAQDKEDLMERLRDLGYM
- a CDS encoding DUF5817 domain-containing protein codes for the protein MYSVVGCRECHALWIVEGRPETTQCPRCRRRHQFSKLRAFAETDAADDAARVRSSMLAERADDGEFVDPEAIDIDGVGMDDVEYLSASGLDPEAVSAAGERAERGTRSSQSRKQTVLDGLAELDAPTEADVVEYANAAGVPESAVERILEKLRRAGEVTRTDGVYRRL